Proteins from a genomic interval of Rosa chinensis cultivar Old Blush chromosome 2, RchiOBHm-V2, whole genome shotgun sequence:
- the LOC112184738 gene encoding uncharacterized protein LOC112184738, producing the protein MTHVFTVNLQVFVPKVLPLTEIIRYLVASRLQKNSSTKCQNLEVVGVSLNIKAGIQHFCLHPGGRAIINGIDLVTHQLLAFGMLWDTWKPNKGLRFNEIFKIPGCVLSSLQQLHHNAIKPFSSKVGLQHCNELQRHQAISPPLIRVRSLNPTPRFLYQALKVASFPGTKAWATSDCGDMHINFHSEEREGDGLSRGIEMDDDVEEEYHGHGAQEMEIIRNSITQSLMSVRNNVNI; encoded by the exons ATGACTCATGTTTTCACAGTGAACCTCCAAGTTTTTGTGCCAAAAGTGCTTCCACTAACAGAAATAATCCGATACCTGGTGGCTTCTAGGCTTCAGAAAAACAGCAGTACCAAATGCCAAAATCTAGAAGTAGTTGGAGTCAGTTTGAATATAAAGGCTGGAATTCAACACTTCTGTCTCCACCCTGGTGGAAGAGCAATTATAAATGGGATAG ATTTGGTAACACATCAGCTGCTGGCTTTTGGTATGCTTTGGGATACATGGAAGCCAAACAAAGGCTTAAGG TTTaatgaaattttcaaaataccgGGTTGTGTCCTCTCTTCCTTACAGCAATTACACCACAATGCCATCAAACCCTTCTCTTCAAAAGTCGGACTCCAACACTGCAATGAACTCCAGCGCCATCAAGCCATCTCGCCTCCTCTCATTCGTGTTCGAAGCCTCAATCCAACCCCCAGATTTTTGTACCAGGCTCTGAAAGTTGCAAGCTTTCCAG GTACTAAAGCTTGGGCTACTTCTGATTGCGGAGACATGCACATCAATTTTCacagtgaagaaagagaaggtgatgggttAAGTCGTGGGATagagatggatgatgatgtagaagaagaatatcatggtcatggtgcacaagaaatggaaataataagaaatagcattactcaaagtttgatgaGTGTGCGTAATAACGTGAACatttga